A genomic stretch from Candidatus Omnitrophota bacterium includes:
- the rfbC gene encoding dTDP-4-dehydrorhamnose 3,5-epimerase, producing the protein MQFKFIPLSIPDVVLVEPPLFGDNRGFFMETYQKKVFAAGGIVKEFVQDNHSRSSARGTLRGLHFQKEPVAQGKLVRVVSGSVLDVAVDIRKGSPTFGKWVGMELSSDNHLMLYVPEGFAHGFCTLEDDTEVVYKCTAPYSPEHDAGILWKDREIGITWPVPDPVVSEKDGRLPLLKDIEPYG; encoded by the coding sequence GTGCAGTTTAAATTCATACCTTTATCCATACCTGATGTCGTTCTCGTGGAGCCGCCGCTGTTCGGGGATAACCGCGGGTTTTTCATGGAAACATACCAGAAGAAAGTGTTCGCGGCCGGGGGCATAGTAAAGGAGTTCGTACAGGATAATCATTCCAGGTCGTCCGCGCGCGGAACGCTCAGGGGATTACATTTCCAGAAAGAACCTGTGGCACAGGGGAAGCTGGTCAGGGTGGTTTCCGGCAGTGTGCTTGATGTGGCTGTGGATATACGGAAGGGGTCACCCACGTTCGGTAAATGGGTCGGGATGGAGCTTTCCTCTGATAACCACCTTATGTTATATGTCCCCGAAGGGTTCGCCCACGGGTTCTGCACGCTGGAGGACGATACGGAAGTAGTTTACAAATGTACGGCCCCGTATTCTCCGGAGCATGACGCGGGCATATTGTGGAAAGACAGGGAGATAGGGATAACGTGGCCGGTCCCCGATCCCGTGGTCTCGGAAAAGGACGGTCGGCTGCCTTTGTTGAAGGACATAGAACCTTATGGATAA